From the genome of Gemmatimonas phototrophica, one region includes:
- a CDS encoding acyltransferase, whose translation MSERPAALLQELRQLYDAQTARLRAEHQRSVPFGDLVSDRWARARTLGFGEGASIYDSALVIGEVSVGERTWIGPHTVLDGSGGLTIGDTCSISAGVQLYTHDSVAWALSGGRAEYVREPVHIGDHCYIGPLSVIAKGVTIGAHSLVAANSVVTRSVAPFSIVGGAPARVIGRVELTATGEVTLHYGNGPAGEGEALRD comes from the coding sequence ATGTCTGAGCGTCCCGCCGCCCTCTTGCAGGAGCTGCGACAGCTGTACGACGCCCAAACCGCGCGCTTGCGCGCGGAGCATCAGCGCAGTGTTCCGTTTGGTGATCTCGTGTCCGACCGCTGGGCGCGTGCGCGCACCCTGGGGTTTGGCGAAGGCGCGAGTATCTATGACAGCGCGCTGGTGATTGGTGAGGTGTCCGTTGGTGAACGCACCTGGATTGGGCCGCACACCGTGCTGGATGGTTCCGGTGGATTGACCATTGGTGACACCTGTTCCATTTCCGCCGGTGTTCAGCTGTACACCCACGATTCGGTGGCCTGGGCATTGTCCGGCGGCCGTGCCGAATACGTCCGCGAACCGGTGCACATTGGCGATCACTGCTACATCGGCCCCCTGAGTGTCATTGCCAAAGGGGTCACCATTGGCGCGCATAGTCTGGTGGCAGCCAACTCCGTGGTGACCAGATCGGTCGCACCGTTCAGCATCGTGGGGGGCGCTCCGGCGCGGGTCATCGGGCGAGTAGAGCTCACGGCCACCGGCGAGGTCACGTTGCACTATGGCAATGGCCCAGCGGGTGAGGGGGAGGCTTTGCGTGACTGA
- a CDS encoding class I SAM-dependent methyltransferase: MTTSSTQQQTSDAFGYKWARRDSYESPAVRDASRAWLLSRYCGGDAAVLDAWLAGGPKTILDAGCGAGFSALLLFGERLRDHDYVGVDISSAVEVAAQRFAEAEIPARFMRADIATVDLPPASVDLLFSEGVLHHTDNPATTLRHLAGLLRDGGRALFYVYAKKSVVREFTDDHIRQQLMPLSDAEAWAALEPLTKLGIALGALEGTIDVPEDIPLLGIPKGSYPLQRFFYWHVCKAFYRADFSVDEMNHINFDWFRPANCHRQTPEEVRAWCTAAGLEVETLRVEEAGMTVVARRVSAGATYV, encoded by the coding sequence ATGACCACCTCGTCTACGCAGCAGCAGACGTCGGACGCGTTCGGATACAAGTGGGCCCGTCGCGACAGCTATGAATCGCCAGCGGTGCGCGATGCGTCGCGGGCGTGGCTCCTCTCCCGCTACTGTGGGGGGGACGCCGCGGTGCTCGACGCGTGGCTGGCCGGCGGCCCCAAAACCATTCTGGATGCCGGCTGTGGCGCCGGCTTCTCGGCCTTGCTGCTGTTTGGAGAGCGACTCCGCGACCATGACTATGTGGGCGTCGATATTTCGTCGGCGGTAGAGGTCGCGGCACAGCGATTCGCCGAAGCGGAGATTCCGGCGCGCTTCATGCGCGCGGATATCGCCACGGTAGACCTTCCGCCGGCCTCGGTTGATCTGTTGTTCAGTGAAGGCGTATTGCACCACACGGACAATCCGGCCACCACCTTGCGTCATCTGGCCGGATTGCTGCGCGACGGCGGACGGGCGCTGTTTTATGTGTACGCCAAAAAGAGTGTTGTGCGGGAGTTTACCGATGATCACATCCGGCAGCAGTTGATGCCTCTGAGTGATGCCGAGGCCTGGGCGGCCCTGGAGCCACTCACCAAACTCGGCATCGCGTTGGGAGCGCTGGAGGGTACCATTGACGTGCCCGAGGATATCCCGCTGCTGGGGATCCCCAAAGGCAGCTACCCACTGCAGCGATTTTTTTACTGGCATGTGTGCAAGGCGTTCTATCGCGCCGACTTCAGCGTGGACGAGATGAACCACATCAACTTCGATTGGTTCAGACCGGCCAATTGCCACCGGCAAACCCCCGAGGAGGTGCGCGCCTGGTGCACCGCGGCCGGACTGGAGGTGGAGACGCTGCGTGTTGAGGAGGCCGGTATGACCGTGGTGGCTCGGCGTGTCTCAGCCGGTGCAACGTATGTCTGA
- a CDS encoding NAD-dependent epimerase/dehydratase family protein has protein sequence MRDLRGKTICVIGGAGFIGSHVVDELLTRDVGQVIVYDNFCRGSLDNLTDALRDPRVRVFEAGGDILQSDILSQAVGESQCVVHLAALWLLQCHEYPRAAFDVNVRGTFNVIEACRDHGIERLVYSSSASVYGDAVALPMTEQHPFHNDTFYGATKIAGEAMVHAFAKRYGLSTAMLRYMNVYGARQDYKGTYIAVIMKILDRLDRGLPPIIHGDGAASYDFIYVSDCARANVLALESDRSDEAYNVGSGTQTSLRELAEMLLLLRESTLAIQYEPQAQVFVTNRVGCPEKAARDLGFRTTIALPDGLSRLIAWRDAHRARVAAQAAAHR, from the coding sequence ATGCGCGATCTTCGCGGCAAGACCATCTGTGTCATTGGCGGCGCCGGATTCATCGGCTCGCACGTCGTAGACGAACTGCTCACCCGTGATGTCGGTCAGGTCATCGTCTACGACAACTTCTGTCGTGGATCGCTGGACAACCTCACCGACGCCCTGCGCGATCCCCGGGTGCGCGTGTTTGAGGCCGGCGGCGACATTCTGCAGTCGGACATCCTCTCCCAGGCTGTTGGCGAAAGTCAGTGTGTCGTCCACCTCGCGGCGCTCTGGCTCCTGCAATGTCACGAGTACCCACGCGCCGCCTTTGACGTGAATGTGCGCGGCACCTTCAACGTGATTGAAGCCTGTCGCGATCATGGCATTGAGCGGCTCGTGTACTCGAGTTCGGCCTCCGTGTACGGCGATGCGGTGGCGCTGCCCATGACCGAGCAGCACCCCTTCCATAACGACACCTTCTACGGGGCCACCAAGATTGCCGGGGAAGCCATGGTGCATGCGTTCGCGAAGCGCTACGGCCTCTCCACCGCCATGCTGCGCTACATGAACGTGTACGGCGCCCGGCAGGACTACAAAGGCACCTACATTGCCGTGATCATGAAGATCCTCGATCGGCTCGATCGCGGATTGCCCCCCATCATCCACGGCGATGGCGCGGCATCGTACGATTTCATCTATGTCAGCGACTGCGCGCGCGCCAATGTCCTGGCGCTCGAAAGCGACCGCTCCGACGAAGCGTACAACGTCGGCAGCGGCACGCAAACCTCGCTGCGCGAATTGGCAGAAATGCTGCTCCTGCTACGGGAATCGACGCTGGCGATCCAGTACGAGCCTCAGGCGCAGGTATTCGTGACCAATCGGGTGGGTTGCCCGGAGAAAGCCGCGCGTGACCTTGGCTTTCGAACTACCATTGCGCTACCCGACGGTCTGTCGCGCCTCATCGCGTGGCGCGATGCGCATCGGGCGCGGGTGGCGGCACAGGCCGCCGCGCACCGGTGA
- a CDS encoding glycosyltransferase: protein MSLPYASQLLTGTAMYFGGAEVRGTTFLNGLAATQAWDVHAVVVGPPAPPMRLANGVTVHTKLEAPCRITVPLATPAETVWGRVAADVYLAFGANEASAEVAHYCRAAQRPLVLSIASDAAFDATVYELSIVCDAYGVVGHFPWYAINGAHTVVVQTDHQQALYRARYGSDAVLIRNPAPQQGHRPPRTAVANGGRMLWVGRVDPNKRYEEALLLAAALPHREMIMVCNNILSLGEGTIDELQTAMPNLMVADQVALPDIEGLFRFSDVLVNTSVVEGFPNTFLQAGLAGIPIVSMVVDPDGMLSQHGCGRVSDGTSAGMAHTVETLLANDNAYAAAATACSAWVHGRHDASARVAELSAVLAQALALSPAGDLATGAAA, encoded by the coding sequence GTGTCGCTTCCGTACGCGTCCCAGCTCCTGACCGGAACCGCGATGTATTTCGGCGGGGCCGAAGTGCGAGGCACCACGTTCCTCAATGGGCTGGCGGCCACGCAGGCGTGGGATGTCCATGCGGTGGTGGTGGGGCCGCCAGCGCCGCCGATGCGCCTCGCCAATGGTGTCACGGTGCACACCAAGCTTGAAGCGCCGTGTCGCATTACGGTCCCCCTGGCCACCCCGGCCGAGACGGTATGGGGGCGCGTCGCGGCCGATGTCTATCTCGCCTTTGGCGCCAATGAAGCCTCCGCGGAGGTGGCGCACTACTGTCGGGCCGCGCAGCGACCGCTGGTGTTGTCCATTGCCTCCGACGCGGCGTTTGATGCCACCGTGTACGAACTTTCCATCGTGTGTGATGCCTATGGTGTGGTTGGGCACTTTCCGTGGTATGCCATCAACGGCGCGCACACGGTGGTGGTGCAGACCGATCACCAGCAGGCACTGTACCGCGCGCGCTACGGCTCCGACGCCGTGCTGATTCGCAACCCCGCGCCACAACAGGGGCACCGGCCCCCGCGCACGGCCGTTGCGAACGGGGGACGAATGCTGTGGGTGGGGCGCGTGGATCCCAACAAACGATACGAAGAGGCACTGCTGCTGGCCGCCGCGCTCCCCCATCGCGAGATGATCATGGTGTGCAACAACATCCTGTCACTCGGCGAAGGCACGATTGATGAGTTGCAGACAGCCATGCCGAATCTCATGGTGGCGGATCAGGTGGCCCTCCCGGATATCGAAGGACTCTTTCGCTTCTCCGATGTGCTGGTGAACACCTCAGTGGTGGAAGGATTCCCCAACACGTTCCTGCAGGCGGGCCTGGCCGGCATCCCCATTGTGTCCATGGTTGTGGACCCGGATGGCATGCTGTCGCAGCACGGTTGTGGCCGGGTGTCTGACGGCACATCCGCCGGGATGGCGCACACCGTCGAGACGCTGCTGGCAAACGACAACGCCTACGCTGCCGCCGCAACGGCCTGCAGCGCGTGGGTGCATGGTCGCCATGACGCCAGCGCCCGCGTGGCCGAACTGTCGGCCGTGCTGGCACAGGCGCTCGCCTTATCACCGGCCGGTGATCTGGCGACCGGCGCCGCCGCCTGA
- a CDS encoding glycosyltransferase family 4 protein, producing the protein MTRGVLHDHTRPLVLVVGTDPAARERTLASLAEQSVTVRVLAPGESVATISSSLLVLVAAGAELDATACERCAWYLATHPRAGWVSGGTYSESAPDTSLRMMLNVVAFRTSEVRQALGDAVWRLAGDSGRATPGITLRSVVSLLRTGAVGGWLDPVLRDVSSGAEAEGDLLQAEASLALLSLSERDLVEPRLLVPSGIPLQRVEAPVVPTLPVVCHDASGERVLALLQGFPMGGYAAFNADLIPRLAARGHVVTTALLEWWRSDWRLAQVRAVAPDIHHVPSVVPFSGIVAYLEHLIRSRGITVVFMSHSFLGYRLLMTLRATFPDVAFVDYVHTEWFEAPMYGSYATMSARWSHALDAQVTSSAALAAQMIRDGADASRTQVAHIGVDTAWWSRDGVDQEEIRTAFGANGNSIVMLFAGRVSPEKRPLLAVDALERLRAAGHDVRLVVAGDGPLLRELHDAVVARGLEPWASLLGEVDEDTLRQVYAAADLFFAPSEIEGIARTLYEAMAMGCVPVVSDVGGQRELVVPGTGSLVAPLPGTVESYLPALTSWCDRRARERASAAARQHIVAHFDSAHTVHAIEQALHAARQRVPRTGVAAPAELTEEVAVLGLEVARRHAAAIAAAMNRKL; encoded by the coding sequence ATGACCCGCGGCGTCTTGCACGACCACACGCGACCGCTGGTGCTGGTGGTGGGAACCGACCCCGCGGCGCGTGAGCGCACGCTTGCGTCGCTGGCTGAGCAGTCAGTCACCGTTCGTGTGCTCGCACCAGGGGAATCGGTGGCCACGATCTCGAGCAGTCTGCTCGTGCTGGTGGCGGCGGGGGCAGAACTTGATGCGACCGCGTGCGAGCGTTGCGCGTGGTATCTGGCGACGCATCCTCGTGCCGGGTGGGTGTCTGGCGGTACGTATTCCGAGTCTGCGCCCGATACGTCGTTGCGCATGATGCTCAACGTGGTGGCGTTCCGCACAAGCGAGGTGCGGCAGGCACTTGGCGATGCCGTGTGGCGTCTCGCCGGTGACTCCGGTCGTGCCACACCGGGGATCACGCTGCGTAGTGTGGTGTCGCTACTGCGCACTGGCGCGGTGGGAGGATGGCTCGATCCGGTCCTGCGCGATGTCTCCTCGGGTGCCGAGGCCGAGGGCGACCTGCTGCAGGCAGAGGCGTCGCTCGCGCTGCTGTCGCTGAGTGAGCGCGATCTGGTGGAGCCGCGGCTGCTGGTGCCGTCGGGCATTCCTCTGCAGCGGGTGGAGGCGCCCGTGGTACCCACCTTGCCGGTGGTTTGCCACGATGCCAGTGGCGAGCGTGTGCTGGCCTTGCTGCAGGGATTCCCCATGGGCGGGTATGCGGCCTTCAATGCTGATCTCATTCCGCGTCTAGCCGCGCGCGGTCACGTGGTCACCACGGCGCTGCTCGAGTGGTGGCGGAGTGACTGGCGGCTCGCGCAGGTGCGTGCGGTGGCACCGGACATTCATCATGTCCCATCGGTCGTACCGTTCAGTGGCATTGTTGCCTACCTGGAGCATCTCATTCGCAGCCGCGGGATCACCGTGGTGTTCATGAGTCACTCCTTTCTCGGGTACCGTCTCCTCATGACGCTGCGAGCCACATTTCCCGACGTGGCGTTCGTGGACTACGTCCATACGGAATGGTTTGAAGCCCCGATGTACGGTAGCTATGCCACCATGTCGGCGCGGTGGTCACATGCGCTTGATGCGCAGGTGACCTCCAGTGCGGCCCTGGCGGCACAGATGATCCGTGACGGAGCCGACGCCTCGCGTACGCAGGTGGCACACATTGGAGTGGATACGGCCTGGTGGTCCCGCGACGGGGTGGACCAGGAAGAGATTCGCACGGCGTTCGGAGCCAACGGCAACAGTATCGTCATGCTCTTTGCCGGGCGGGTGTCCCCCGAAAAGCGTCCGCTGCTGGCGGTGGATGCGCTCGAGCGCCTGCGGGCGGCAGGGCATGACGTACGACTGGTCGTTGCCGGTGACGGTCCGCTGCTGCGGGAGCTGCATGACGCCGTGGTTGCCCGCGGGCTCGAACCGTGGGCCAGTCTGCTTGGTGAAGTGGACGAAGACACGTTACGGCAGGTGTACGCCGCCGCCGATCTGTTCTTTGCGCCCAGCGAAATTGAAGGCATTGCGCGCACCCTGTACGAAGCGATGGCGATGGGCTGTGTCCCGGTGGTCTCCGATGTCGGTGGCCAGCGTGAGCTGGTGGTGCCCGGCACGGGTTCGCTCGTTGCACCGCTGCCCGGAACGGTGGAGAGTTATCTCCCGGCGCTCACCAGCTGGTGCGACCGGCGCGCGCGCGAGCGGGCCTCGGCGGCGGCGCGCCAACACATCGTGGCGCACTTCGACAGCGCGCACACTGTACACGCCATTGAACAGGCGCTGCACGCCGCCCGACAGCGGGTGCCCCGGACGGGGGTGGCAGCGCCGGCGGAGCTTACAGAAGAGGTGGCCGTGCTCGGACTGGAAGTGGCGCGCCGGCACGCGGCGGCGATCGCCGCCGCCATGAACCGGAAGCTTTAG
- the asnB gene encoding asparagine synthase (glutamine-hydrolyzing), giving the protein MCGIAGILQMDGGPVSGPVLQRMTDVVRHRGPDGEGQWLGNGIGLGHRRLAILDLTRAGHQPMHAGDETLVISYNGEIYNWRELRDELRQRGATFRSNTDTEVVLEAYRAWGDRCVERFNGMFAFALWDRRRSRLLLARDRYGMKPLYYWWNGRTLLFASEVKSLLQHPDVRVTVDETALVEYFTFQNILSDRTLFAGVTLLPQAHTLTVSLGDAASFRTQRWWDYCFTEEKGVAEAEYVEELDRLVRRAVERQTSADVEVGTYLSGGIDSGAVTCITALQHRHVKTFTGGFDLSSASGLELGFDERTKAEALAATYKTEHYQVVLKAGDMETVLPELVWHLEDLRVGQSYPNYYVARLASRFVKVVLSGVGGDEIFAGYPWRYYRNVRNDDAAQFLSRYYESWQRLLPDAHRTTFWRPELQAVQQQHPPEQAFRSVLRRQSFLAMAPDDYVNRSLYFELTTFLHGLLLVEDKLSMAHSLETRAPFLDNDLVDFALRVPVRYKLKHVDRIVRLNENDLREKMAQLSNTRGDGKVVLRKALARYVPAGYANDRKQGFSAPDASWFKGQSIDYIRTLLGTREARLYDYIDPDTTRILLDEHMSGQVNHRLLIWSLLCFEWWLRRFRDNETAVVA; this is encoded by the coding sequence ATGTGCGGCATCGCCGGTATACTGCAGATGGACGGAGGGCCGGTCTCGGGCCCCGTCCTTCAGCGCATGACGGACGTCGTGCGACATCGTGGGCCCGATGGGGAAGGGCAGTGGTTGGGCAACGGAATTGGCCTCGGACACCGACGGCTGGCCATTCTGGATCTCACGCGCGCCGGCCACCAGCCCATGCACGCCGGCGACGAAACGCTGGTGATTTCGTACAACGGCGAAATCTATAATTGGCGTGAACTGCGCGACGAGCTACGGCAGCGCGGCGCCACGTTCCGCTCCAACACCGATACGGAAGTGGTGCTGGAAGCGTATCGCGCCTGGGGGGATCGGTGCGTGGAGCGCTTCAACGGCATGTTTGCCTTTGCGCTCTGGGATAGGCGGCGCTCTCGCCTGCTGCTGGCACGCGATCGCTACGGCATGAAGCCATTGTACTACTGGTGGAACGGGCGCACCCTGCTGTTTGCAAGCGAGGTGAAGTCGTTACTGCAGCACCCCGACGTCCGCGTCACGGTGGATGAAACGGCACTGGTGGAGTACTTCACCTTTCAGAACATCCTCAGTGACCGCACGCTCTTTGCGGGGGTGACGCTGCTCCCGCAGGCTCACACCCTGACCGTCTCCCTGGGGGACGCCGCATCGTTTCGCACGCAGCGGTGGTGGGACTACTGCTTTACGGAAGAGAAAGGGGTTGCCGAGGCTGAGTACGTGGAGGAGTTGGACCGACTGGTGCGCCGGGCAGTGGAACGCCAGACATCGGCCGACGTGGAAGTGGGGACCTACCTCAGTGGCGGCATTGACTCGGGCGCCGTGACCTGCATTACCGCGCTGCAGCACCGCCACGTGAAGACCTTCACCGGTGGCTTTGATCTGTCATCTGCTTCCGGTCTCGAGCTGGGCTTTGACGAACGCACCAAAGCGGAAGCGCTGGCGGCCACCTACAAGACGGAGCACTACCAGGTGGTGCTAAAAGCCGGGGACATGGAAACCGTCTTGCCGGAGCTGGTGTGGCATCTGGAAGATCTGCGCGTGGGGCAGAGTTACCCCAATTACTATGTTGCTCGGCTCGCGTCGCGCTTTGTAAAAGTGGTGCTGTCCGGTGTGGGCGGCGATGAGATTTTCGCCGGCTATCCGTGGCGCTACTATCGCAATGTGCGGAACGACGATGCCGCGCAGTTCCTGTCGCGCTACTACGAATCGTGGCAACGCCTGCTGCCGGATGCGCATCGTACCACGTTCTGGCGCCCCGAATTGCAGGCGGTACAGCAACAGCATCCGCCCGAGCAGGCGTTCCGATCGGTGCTCCGCCGGCAGTCGTTCCTGGCCATGGCGCCCGACGATTATGTGAATCGCTCGCTGTACTTCGAGCTCACCACTTTTCTACACGGGCTGCTGCTGGTGGAAGACAAGCTGTCCATGGCGCACAGCCTGGAGACACGTGCGCCATTTCTGGACAATGATCTGGTGGACTTCGCCCTGCGTGTGCCCGTGCGCTACAAATTGAAGCACGTGGACCGCATTGTCCGTCTGAACGAAAACGATTTGCGCGAGAAGATGGCGCAGCTGTCGAACACCCGTGGTGACGGAAAGGTGGTGTTGCGCAAGGCGCTCGCGCGCTATGTACCCGCCGGATACGCCAACGACCGCAAGCAGGGGTTCTCCGCCCCTGATGCCAGCTGGTTCAAAGGGCAGAGCATCGACTACATCCGCACCCTGCTCGGTACCCGGGAGGCCCGTCTGTACGACTACATCGACCCGGATACCACGCGCATTCTGCTCGATGAGCACATGTCAGGGCAGGTGAATCATCGCTTGCTGATCTGGTCACTGCTCTGCTTCGAGTGGTGGCTGCGACGCTTCCGCGACAACGAAACGGCCGTGGTGGCCTGA
- a CDS encoding DegT/DnrJ/EryC1/StrS family aminotransferase encodes MNHFPITRAIFDDDDLASIQEPLKSGWVVQGPFVAAFERGFGEWTGAPHAMATTSCTTALQLCMAALGVKPGDEVIVPAFTWVSTANVVEHLGATPVFVDVDLDTFNINPAAIAAAMTPRTVGIIPVHLFGEPAPMDVIMALAATHGLWVVEDAACGFDSWLDGQHVGTFGTFGCFSFHPRKSITTGEGGMVIGGSAEQAALIRTLRDHGASRTDLERHARRHSFLLAEYHHAGFNYRMTDIQGALGTSQLRKASAIMAGRRQAAAWYDALLQGVEWLRPPRRDPRVRHGQQSYVCLFQPEPVTLEAGGRLFDRRNDGMSALESRGVITRQGTHAPPHLDYYTNRYGYRPADFPNAWLAERCTITLPMYAGMTASDCEQVVQALHETFAGTV; translated from the coding sequence GTGAATCACTTCCCCATTACCCGCGCCATCTTCGACGACGACGACCTGGCCAGCATTCAGGAACCGCTCAAGAGCGGCTGGGTGGTGCAGGGACCGTTTGTGGCGGCGTTCGAACGCGGATTCGGTGAGTGGACGGGGGCGCCACACGCAATGGCGACCACTTCGTGCACCACCGCGCTGCAGCTGTGCATGGCCGCCCTTGGGGTGAAGCCGGGCGATGAGGTCATCGTGCCGGCGTTCACCTGGGTCTCCACCGCCAATGTGGTGGAGCATCTTGGTGCAACGCCGGTGTTTGTTGATGTGGACCTCGACACCTTCAACATCAATCCGGCGGCGATCGCTGCCGCCATGACGCCACGAACGGTGGGCATCATTCCCGTGCACCTCTTTGGTGAACCGGCGCCCATGGATGTCATCATGGCCCTGGCTGCCACGCATGGGTTGTGGGTGGTGGAAGATGCCGCCTGCGGTTTTGACAGCTGGCTCGATGGTCAGCATGTCGGCACCTTCGGTACGTTCGGCTGCTTCTCGTTTCATCCGCGCAAGTCGATCACCACGGGCGAAGGTGGCATGGTCATCGGGGGCAGCGCCGAGCAGGCTGCTCTCATTCGCACACTGCGCGATCACGGGGCCAGTCGCACGGATCTGGAGCGGCACGCGCGGCGCCATTCGTTCTTGCTGGCGGAGTATCATCATGCCGGCTTCAACTACCGGATGACCGATATTCAGGGCGCATTGGGCACGTCGCAGTTGCGCAAAGCGTCCGCCATCATGGCGGGGCGACGACAGGCCGCCGCGTGGTATGACGCGCTCCTGCAGGGCGTTGAATGGCTGCGGCCACCACGCCGGGATCCCCGCGTTCGTCATGGGCAGCAATCGTACGTGTGCCTGTTTCAACCGGAGCCGGTGACCCTCGAGGCCGGGGGGCGCCTGTTCGATCGCCGCAATGACGGTATGTCGGCCCTCGAGTCCCGCGGCGTGATTACCCGGCAAGGAACCCACGCTCCCCCGCACCTGGACTATTACACCAACCGATACGGATACCGCCCTGCGGACTTCCCCAACGCCTGGCTGGCTGAACGGTGCACCATCACGTTGCCCATGTACGCCGGCATGACGGCGAGTGACTGTGAACAGGTTGTGCAGGCACTGCACGAGACCTTTGCCGGTACCGTATGA